The Ostrinia nubilalis chromosome 15, ilOstNubi1.1, whole genome shotgun sequence region AAATTGGTTATCGTATGACCGTTTGTTCTATCAAATCTATAAGTGGTTGTTTGTTATAGTTACTCGCATGTTATCATCAAGGTCGTGGTATTGTTAGATCTTTCCAGGCTCGTTCGATTGGATTAATGGTTACATGGATATTGGAACTCGTGTTAAGTGCGTGTAAATAAGCAAACACAATATGTCGTAATAATTatgcataatattatgaaaGTATAATAAATTACACTACGCTAAGAAATgcttttcttaatttattttctttgaggcatagtcattttattttaatttttaattagtaaaaaataaacctaGTAAGATGTTTTACATGTATTGTAAtcatatcatattttatcataaatTTTTTAGTTCGAAATAAAATATCGTAACTTTCTGACGTAAAAGTGCCAGTAGCACTGTCCGCAGGATCCTGTGGACGATGAGAAACTTCTTGCTGCACAATAATCCGTGCGtcgaagattttttttaaagtccaTTGTTATTTCCAGCGACTCCATTCGGCCAGGTGCCAGTGCTGGAGATCGATGGCAAGAAATACGCCCAGAGTTTGGCTATCGCACGCTACCTCGGCCGCAAGTATGGGCTGGCCGGCGCGACTCCAGAGGAGGACCTCGAAATCGACATGTACAACGATTTCGTGAACGACATCCGTGCGAGTGagtacaaaaataggtacacttgaaaatttcgacaagCTTACCCAATGTCAAATCCCGGCAAGCAAAGGGCCCTGGAATCGGCTTTGTATTAACAAGTTTTTTGGACAAAAGCATCTCCCATGCCTCTGGGCAGCTTTTGTCAGCTATCTATTGCAAAACATCTCACATCTCATACTATCCTTGCCCATATTTGCCAATGTTGTtgaatatgttacggttaatgtgataaattgaaaattattaataataaccggttattatgaataattaccgacggtcgcggtaaaagtgataaattaatcaaatttaacagtgattatttaataattcaaccttagtactaacaaatttcataaaagagaacaacatcttgtgtacgtgctcgtgtacagccaaacttttgaacgttttgatatcatatattaatataatttggcataatgagtttggtatgtttcttgcataatattacttttccatgatgcccataacataatgttttgatttaaagtgaaaaataggttaaggtgcggcgggggtggcccttgggccacccctaagccgcctatttagttttatacacacataaatgacctcatattaatcacatttatcaaatcatgcggtgattattcataataaccggcgattattcataattttcacatttatcactttgaccgtaacaaatataaataaaaaaaataacatacactcggcatcaaataaatcgcacctcccgcgacaagcacttaatcaaacgtatgcatccccacttcccaccaacattggtactaTTTGAAAGCAtagttttaaacttcatttcattaaaggaaaggtttttaccccaaaaatgtgtctttacaaggatccagagtcacttcttcaaaaaataggtagttacgctatagccattttttatgactataaaactgttaagttgggataaatcgctatccatctgttaaagaggacacgcgagatctttatttggttttataaccataaaaattggtctaattgatcccagaggtgagcctaaagtgaggtctattttcaagtcacatttatggtatatgttaatcatttatttagaaatgaaatgtatttctttaaggatatttattgggctttcaaataacaccaatattgttggggtaccatgattgtgtcagaagaaaatctttaaagttcgcgtcgcggaaggtgcggtttatttgatgttgagtgtattataCGCCTACAACCcaataagtaaaaattatagacaaatCGATATATGTACTATGATGACCCACGTATCGTAATTTTTGCATGACTTTGACGTGACGTCATCATACCCGTACTTATGTAGGCTGCCTGctataaaactcataaaagcaTCATAAACAAATCAATATAAAGGGTTCATTTGTGGTTTGCAGAGGCTGCCAGCGTACAGTACGAGAGCGACGAAGTGGTAAAAGAAAAGAAGTACGAGGACTTCTCTAAGAATGTGTACCCGGTTATGCTCAGCAAGCTCAACGAAATCGTCGGGCAGAACAACGGACATATCGCTGTTGGAAAGGTACCTACAACTATAATACCTTTCTCACCGCGACGATAGCTATTGTGTAGGGCCAAAAGGGCAAAGTTTTCTACTgactaaatacttttttaaccCGTATCAAAATTTGTTGGGGGGCCCAAACGTTAAAGCCCTTGTCTTTTTCATCTAAAAAAGGTCGTTAATCCGGCCCTGGCGGGCCCCTGTAGCTCGGGTCCCTGTAACCCAGAGACTCGTATCATTGATACGACGGTAGCTACGCCACTGTCTCAAAAGAGGGATCCCCTTGCTATTCATAAAtctcttgttttatttttggcaTTTACTTGAATTCGGGAACCAAAATACATACGCGACTGACTGACGTCAGCGTCGTAGGAGCATAATCTGTGGTAGGAGGTTGACAGcttataaaaaagtattcaattgACTAGTGATGTCAACTACCATATCAAACATCGAGTAATCATTCTTATTCCAGCTGA contains the following coding sequences:
- the LOC135079018 gene encoding glutathione S-transferase 2 — its product is MSWNKVSFTYFNSKALGESGRLLLAYGGQEFEDKRFTSETWPEIKPTTPFGQVPVLEIDGKKYAQSLAIARYLGRKYGLAGATPEEDLEIDMYNDFVNDIRAKAASVQYESDEVVKEKKYEDFSKNVYPVMLSKLNEIVGQNNGHIAVGKLTWADFVFAGMYDYLKMMLRIPDLDTKYPNLKKVVDNVYSLPQLKAYLAAAPKCDV